GAATGACAACTCCTCGCTCCTTGGGCGGCATGAGGATCAGATATGAGACTGTACGAGTCAAGTGCCTTGCGGGGCCTGGCCCACTGCTCCCCATTGGCCCCTCACTTTGTACTCCCCACATGGGATTTGGGTGTTTGCCccatgcctgtactcccacccCACTTAATCCTGCTGGGCCCCTGTGGGCTGGCGGGGGTGGGCACTCAGGCTGCTGGTGCTGGAGACGGAAGGGAACAGAGCTTTTGCTGGTTAGGGAGGGGCGCAGCGGGCAGAAGGAAGGCAGTGCCCTGGGTCTGGCGCTCTGACGTCTTCCCACAGGTTCTTCATCAGCAAACCTTTAGCAGAGGAGCCCTCTCCAgccaggaaggggagagggatcCCAGGCAGGACCACGGGGTGAGGGGCAAGCAGGGAGCAGATGGGCCACATGGGGCCCCGAGTCTGTGGTGGGAGGCAGGTGACTCTCCATGCTCACGGTCACACAGCAAGTCTGTCTGTCATGTCTGTGTCTGCCATGTCCTCTGCCATGGGGGGCATCCGCATGCTCCTCAGCCCCTCACGCTCTCTCCTCACCGTCTCTGCAGGACATTTGCGAGGACCCCCGCCTCTTTGTGGATGGCATCAGCTCCCACGACCTGCACCAGGGCCAGGTGGGCAACTGCTGGTTTGTGGCAGCCTGCTCGTCACTTGCCTCCCGGGAGTCGCTGTGGCAAAAGGTGAGgcctggggcagggtggggcagggtgcTGGGGAGTGTGAACGCAGCCTGCGGCTCTCACTGCCAGACAGGCGGAACCTGAATGTGGCAGATGAGACTTTCAAAAGCCTGTgccagggatggggtgggggaccCCAGTTCTGGCCGAGCGTCAGAATTGCCATCCCTTACCCTCCAGCTGGGCAGGCACTGGGAATCTGTGGGGCTCCCAAGGTCATTCTGATATGTTCTCCCCGTCCCCGCTGTTGGGGACACTTGGTGGATTAACACACACCTGTGAAATGTGGAAGCTGTGTGCATCACATTTAGTGTGCAGCGTACACCTCTGGTGGGGCTCAGGAGACCCCTGACGGACACAGACCTGCTGCGTGACTCGGCTGGTCGCTGTCCTCCTCTGGGCCTGACTTTTCCCAGTTGTTGAGCAAGGGTGGGTTGGCGATCCCCAGCTTCACGACTCCCGGTTCCAAGCTCTGGTGTTCTGGACTAGGGCCAAAGGGTTTGGGTTGGAAAGAATGGGCTCTGGTCCTGCAACCCAACCTCCTATCCCAGCACTTGGCAGAGGGGCCTTAGATTCAGTGCacaggaggcagggagaccagagTGGAGGCAGACCCTGGCTTCCTGAAGAATTATTGTCAGGGACTGCAGGGAGACTCTGGTCATGGCCCCTTGCTCATCCCTGCCCTTCTGCCATCCCTTGGGAGGGGCTGGCAGTGGGGCTGAGGAGCACTGGACACCTGCATCTCCCAGGCTTGGCAGTGAGCCTCAGCGCTTGGTAGCTTTGGAGCTGGCCTCAGGTGACTCATCAGCAAAATCAGGACAATCGGAGTGGCTGTCTCTTGGGGAGTGGTGAGGGTGGGACCAGATGCTGCACTCAACGAGCCTTGTGTGGCATGGTGCTTGGCCAAAGGTGGCTGTGCCTACCAGCATTATGATAATTAATATCATAGAACATACAGGTAAGGTACTCCTGTGCAAGACTGAGATTTTCCTCATTCTCTGAGGTATCCGTTGGCCGTCAGAGGGAGCAGTGCCCTTGGGCGAGGCTGAGACTCTGATAGGTGTCTTGCTCTTGAGTCTGCAGAACGGGGGTGTAACCTTTCAAAGCCACTCCAGGGTGGGCATCCCTGAGGCCTAGCCCCAATGGTCCTGCAGGGTAGGAGCCCTGCCTGCTGTAGGGCCTCTGGGGCCTTGGCAGAGGCCACGGTTGCAGCATGTGGATGTGGGTATTCATGGGGCACCTGAGCCAGGAGGGCTTCCGAGAGCCACCCGTTGGCTCATTTTAGTTCTATGCCTGAAGGCCCACAGAGGGCTGGAGCCTGGTTCCGTGCTCTGGGTGTCGGGCTGGTCCTCACTCTCCAGCTTCCAGGCTCCCACCCCCTTCTCTGAGCCCAGAACAAGGTCCCCCTGCCTTAGAGCCCAGCCCGTGCTAGATGAGGGCTCAGTCAGGGGCTGAAGGGGCACATGGGCATCCTGTAGGgctgtccccacctcccaccttgcCCTGTAATTGCCTGTTTTATCTTTCACCTCCCCCATGAGGTGAGCTCCCCACAGGCAGAATTGGCCCAACGTATATGTCCCTGCTGAGGCCACCAGGGACGTGGAGTAGAGAAGGCTCAGGAGAGTTTTGGGAGCACAGCTCCTTTCCAAATTGTTGGACTCAGCTACCACCCAGCAGCCCCATGGTCGGCCTTGCTGTCCCAGACCTCCCAGGGCCTTGTGGCTCTGGGCCTCACTCCACTGGGTCCTCTCCTGGGGAGGCCATCCGTCTGGCCATTTGTAGGTGGAAGCCTGTGTGTTCTGCCCTGGGCTTGGCCCCAAGCGGTTCCTGGTGCAGCTCTGCCTCTTACCAGTGAAGAGCGGGCCCAGGACTGCGGGCAGGAGGCCCGTGTTTATCTGTGGGCCAAAGATTCCTATTGCAGGGGGTTGGGGCACCTGGCCTGGCTGGTCTGGGAGGCTGCCAGGGCCAAGAGGCTGATCTACAGCAGCTTGGGTCccagggaggccagggcgggtctGGGCACTCCTGGCTAATTGCGCTTTGCCTCCTGTGCTGCTGTGGTGCTAGCCCATGGATCCCAGAAGGAGGCTCAGGGCCCTGCGGAGCTCATTACTGTACCTTCCCTCCCTCGTCCCTGCTGACTGGGCTCTGTTTGTTGTCACCCCTCACTTTCTGGGCCTGTTGCCCTGCAGGGCCTCCTTGTTTTCTCCATGGGAGGGCAGTGGGGGTGCTGCCCAGCCTGAGCTGCACCCCTGCCCTCCCCAACTCACACTTGGGAATTCTGAGCCTTAGACACGCTGAGCATCGCACCCTCGACACATATGCCCCCAACACACCCCCACACAGGAAGCCACCCTTACCCCTCACAGGACTGGAAGCCAGCCTGACCTGGATCTGATGCCGGCTGGGTCCGCTGCTAGCTGTTTTTGTCCTCAGTGTAAATTGACCTTTCCAGCGCCCAGGGTTGTGGAGGATTAAAGGGGCCAGAGGAAGGCAAACCCTTGCCTTTCACACTCTCTGCACTTGTTAaattccctcccctgcccccttcCAGATGCCCCACCTGCTTCTCTGTTCTGCCAGACATCTCTTAGCCTCGTGCCCTGATCCTACGGGTCCCTGATGGGGGCATTTTAGCTTCCCCGACTTGATGGTACAttccctgagggcagggcagTGGACTTCAGGTGACCAGGTTTTAGGAACTTGAAATCAGGATGCAACAGTTTGGTTGAACATTTGCCATTGGTCCTGGCCTGGCCTAAGCCAAGGTCAGCTGTGAGCTCACCTCTCTGGAGCCTGGGGCAGCCCCGGGCACAGGGGCAGACCTGATGCCTGCTCTGAGCCACAGGGCCAGGCCTGGGCCCAGGGGGAGTCAGGCAGctcctggccaaaaaaaaaaaaaaagcacggaAGTGACCGGAGTCCCAGTCGAATGCCTGATTGTCTCTAGGAGAGAGTGCTGGGGTGAGCAACcctgggtggggcctgggagaGGCCAGTGAGAGCATTTAAAAATGCCTCCCACTCTGTCCCTGACCCGGTTATATTAGCAGTTCCTGCTCTTTAGTTACCAAGCAGTTCCCTTAGCACACATGGATGGAGCACCAGCTGTGCCCTGAGAACCGTAGTAGGTCCTGGGGACGGAAGGCTTGAAAAAGTACAAGGATGTACAAAGTCACTTAAGGTTTTAATTTGTCAGACACAATCAGTGTTAAGGGttttctgtgtttccttctaGTGTTTTTTCCACTTGGTGTTAAAGAGGATtttgcttgttttggttttttttttttttttttttttttttttttttttgagacagagtctcgctctgccgcccaggctggagtgcagtggtgcaatcacggctcaccgcgacctccgcctccctggttcaagcaattctcctgcctcagcctcccgagtagctgggattacaggtgcacaccaccatacccggctaatttttgtatttttagtagagatggggtttcaccatgtttgccaggctggtctcaaactcttgacctcaggtgatccacccgcctcggcctcccaaagtgctaggattacagatgtgagctactgtgcccagccttgttttgttttctcgTATGCATTTTTGCAATTACATCTGCAAGTTTAGAGCTTGCTTTTCTCCTCTGTATTCATTGCTACATCCAGCCTTGGGTGGGTCCTCCCAAGGTGTCTGATGGCTGCCCAGAGGTCTGTGGACATCAGTGGCCCCAGCCCCCAGACGCAGCCTCCTGCATCCTGCCTGCTCCTTTGCCCACAAGCTTCAGTCCACCCCATCTGCCTGCTCCCCTCCCTTTTCCATCCCTTTCTCCCCAGGCCTTCCCTTGACTCCCACCgctcctccctcctgcccaaTCTGTAAGACTCAAGCTCCCGTCACAACCGTCCTccaccttcagcctcctgaagctcAGTGCCACTCTACTCAGGCCCTCCCCAGGGGTCTTGTGCCCCTAAATCCTCATCAGTAGAAGCTGATCACACCCCCCTTACCCCATCCCTCAGGATCCAGAAATAGGGGATCCTCCTTCCCCAGTGCTACTTCTGGACCATGGCGTCCCCATACAAGCACTTGGCTTCTTCACTGGGCTCCCAACCTCAGCCCACTGTGTTGCTGTCCCCATCAGCCAGCTGCCCTGGCCAGTCACCTGGGCACAAAGGGCTTGGCTCCTCCCATTTCCCAGCCCATTCTACCCCGAGATCCTGTTGTGTCCCAGGCTTTACTGTGTCCGCCCTCTCGCTTTGCCCTTTTACCCTTGTCTTAGTTCTTCATCTCCTCTCCATCAGCCTTCACCTTCAGCCACCACGGTCACTTGCTGCCATGCCACAGCCTGGGCCCAGGACTGCTCTCCCTGGAGGTCTTCAGCCAAAGGCCCAGTCTCTCTGACCTCACCTTTCAGCCATCTTGCTCACTTCCAGCCCTGACACTCACCTGCCGCTACTCTTCATTTTGGCCCTGGCCAGTACCTGTGTACTGTCTCCCCACCTGTCCACCTTCCTCTTGGCCTTGGGCTTGGGCCCCATGGTCCATCACATCACCTGTCCCTTGTCAGTGTCATCCATTCatccgttcattcattcatttcgttcatctgttcattcattcattcatgcgttcattcatgtgttcattcattcgttcattcatctgttcattcattcatccgttaatccattcattcgttcattcatcattcatgtagtcattcatctgttcattcattcattcgttcattcatccgttcattcattcatccatccgttcatctgttcattcatttgttcttcattcattcatccattcattcattcattctttcattcgttcttttgtttatccattcattcattcgttctttcgttcatttattcattcatttgttcattcatccgttcattcaacaagcatttctGAGGCCTTCTGTATGGCAGGCCCTGTTCTTGGTGCTGGCCTAGAGTGATGACAAGACACACTTCCTACCCTCTCGGGACAGGTGTGTCACAAGCAAAAACTGAgcaattcaacaaataaaaagcagaatgtgGTGCTGGAAAGGATAGAAACAGCTCCCCCATATGGAGGAAAGGCACGCCTCCCATGGTAGTTCCTTAGCCAAGTTGttcccctctcccctgcccctccaGCTACAAAGCAAAAGGTTCTGTGAGGATCAGGCAGTTGGACTTCTAGCTGTATGGTTCTCTCAAATACCCTTGGGGGAATTGCTGCCAATGACCTGCAGAGCTGACCCAGGGCTTGCAGTGTGGTTTTAACAGGACCAGGTGTTCTGTCTGCCTTGGTGCCCCTCTGCTGTTCAGGTAGCCCAGGATCCCACTGATTGATTAGCCACCGTCTCACAATTGAGTGTGCTTGTGGTCTAGACCCTTCAGATTGTTTTCCGTTGTTACACCTTGGCCTTGACTCTGTCCTCTTTTCTGTGTGTGGCATGTTGTGCCGACGGCCACTCTCCAACTCCCATCCCCACCCTCTCCGCAACTGCAGCTCCACTCACACATTccagttctttcttttccccagtaTAAAGGCTGAGCTCCTGGTTCTGCCCTGGGCCCTGGGGATATAAACATTTGCCAGATTCTTCCTCTGCCGCAAGTCTCCTTCGGGAAACTGAGGATTAATTCAGGTGGAGTAAGTGGTGGGATTTGGGTAGAAGTGAAGCCTGGTCCTGTGGTGGCCATGGTGCAGGGCTGTGGCACAGCCAGCCGCCAGTGTCACCTGGGTCAGTAATGCTCAAGGCGCAGTCCCTGGCCCAGCAGCATGTCGCCTGGGAGGTGGTTAggaatgcagattctcaggcccacAGAGCCCTGATAAACCAGGAGTTCTGGGAGGGGGTGCAGCAATCTGTGTGTTAAGTCCTGAGGGTGAGTCTGATGCTCACTCAAGTCTCGAGAACTACGGGTCTGGGTGAGATGTGGTAGCTGGGCTGAGATCCTGGCAGTGGGACTGGAGGGGAAGGGTCCCAGGGTGTTTGGGAAGCAGAATCGACAGACTTTGGTGATTGGGTGTAGAGGAGTGAGGGGGAGGCGGGTGTCAGGGGTGACTCCAAGGTTTGGCTTAGGTGACTACAGATCTCCAATCACTGAGCTCTCTCTGGTCCTGGcctctccacctggtcctgcggGTCTTTCATCCTCTCCTGTGTACCTCCAGTGAGGATTGCTCCCCACCGCCCTCCCCATCACTGACTTACGAAGTGCTCGCATCTTCACAAACAAGCCAGCGCCCAGCCCGGCCCTAGTAGTCAGGGCTGTTGCCACAGCAATTGACATCAGCGACCTGGTCCCCAAGGAGCCTGCCACCCTCCGCCTGCCTGCAGGGCCTGCATTATCGCTTCTGTGGGGACTGGAGTGGAGGCAGATGGGGACTCCCACccctcacacacaccccattTTGAGAACTGGGTGGGGCTGGGAAGGGCCAGTGacaaagggaggggaagagggaagggcaGAAGGTAGGCGGGGCACCCCTTTGGTGGCCTCTTCTCTCCACGGCTCCAGGCTCCAGCCCACTTGGGTCCTTGGTATTGGTGGCAGCAGCACTTGGGCCATGGCGGAGGACAGGCCGCAGCAGCCACAACTGGACATGCCACTGGTCCTGGACCATGACCTGACCAGGCAGATGCGGCTACGCGTGGAGAGCCTGAAGCAGCGTGGGGAGAAGCGCCAGGACGGGGAGAAGCTGCTGCGGCCAGTGGAGTCCGTGTACCGCCTCGACTTCACCCAGCAGCAGCGGCTACAATTTGAGCGCTGGCATGTCGTGCTGGACAAACCAGGCAAGGTCACCATCACAGGCACCTCGCAGAATTGGACGCCTGACCTCACCAACCTCATGACGCGCCAGCTGCTGGACCCCACTGCCATCTTCTGGCGCAAGGAGGACTCGGATGCCATGGATTGGAACGAGGCCGACGCCCTGGAGTTTGGGGAGCGCCTGTCGGACCTGGCCAAGATCCGCAAGGTTATGTACTTCCTCATCACCTTTGGCGAGGGTATGGAACCCACTAACCTCAAGGCCTCCGTGGTTTTTAACCAGCTCTGATGGCATCTGTGCCTGCTGCCCTCCTCTCGCCCACCTGTGctctcccctgcccctgccatcTTCACCCCTATACTTTTGGGGCCATTCTTCTCACTGTTCAGCCTGTCTTGGGCTTGCCCAGAAGCCCCCTGAGTCCCACGCCCTTCCTCCTCTGCTTCTCCCTGGTGCCAGCACTCCGGCTCACAGGAGGAAGATTCCAAGGCTCCATAGCCTACAAGCTGGACTGGCCGCCGCATTGCTCTAGACAATAGAGGCCTACTCGGGGCCAGTGTACATGGACAGGGAGGCCGGGGCCATCTGCCTTCTCTCTGCTTCATTGtgggagagagagactgagaaagacCAAGAGAGACACAGACGAAGATTGAAAAACCCAGCATCCACTTCCTCCAGAGTCAGGGAGACGGAGGTGATGGGGCAGTCTCCACGGGGAGTCCAGCAAGCCGGCACTCACTGTTCCCTGGCCTCGGTGCCCTTTGCCGGAGTCTGTGTCTGGGCTGCTGGTCCCACAACACCTTGGCAGCCCTCAGGATGTGGGGCAGGGTTGCTGCAGGGGCGGATTTGGGCAGTGGAGAGTGGCTGGCGCCCTGGAGGCTGTGGAGGCCCAGCTGTGGCTCTTCTGGACCTGACTTCAGGGTGGAGAAGTGAAGGGGGAGGTTACACAGAGATCTGTCTCTACATACACATATCCATGAGAGAGAACGTGCTATATTCATATGGATGTATTCTAGAGGTCTATTCTTGCCCCAGGAACAAGTGCAATTTTAGATTATCTGTTCGTCATTGCTGCTGGTTCAAGGATGGCTCTTAACGGGGGCCTGGTCCTGATGACCTTGGCCTGGGGGCTTCCTGAGCTAGGAGACTGCAGTTCAGACAGTGAAACAGGGAGTGGATTAGTAAAGGGGGTTCCCTTTGCCTTAGGGGAAGTTGGAGCTGGAGAGAGTGGATTCTCCAGGGCCTCAAGTATCCCCTGCTGGGGAGTCAGGCTCATTTGAGCTTGCAGGTCAGGGAAGGCAAGTGCTTCGTCCTGAGGTAGCATCTGTTGGCATTTATTGGGCTTCTTCAGTGCAGCTGAGGGGTGCAGGGTGAAGGCGTGGTGGGCAGTTACGATGGCTGATGGTCCCAAGTGGACTGCAGGCAGCAGTGGTGTGATGGCAGAATGCTAACCTCTGAGGTCATTGGGTGCAACTCATTCACcaaacagatggggaaactgaggcacagtttTCATCAGATTCAGTTCTGGCTCCGAGCCTTATTCCCCTTCACATTGCACAGTCCCAAAGAGCCCCACTTTTGGGGGAGTGCCTGACCTGCACCTAACATCAGCCAAGTACAGCTAAGCCACTGTCCCCAGCACCCTGACTTAAGGCCAGTCCTGTGTTTTGTCCTTAGCCAGTCAGAGATGCGTCCAAGACATTTCCCCTCATGAAGCAGAGCTGTCAAGGAACTTGCGGCTCTAGAACAGATGCACTGAGGGCCAGAGAGTCAGGGCTGTCCCCCAAGGCTGGGGCTGCTGGGAGGGTGAGCCCCACCTTGGAGGTGTGCAGGCTGTGGCAGCATGCTGCAGCTGAGATTCTGTGGGTGGGACAGTGAGAGAGTGGCTGTGGGCTGAGCGCTGGTCCATTCTGACTCAGCTCTGGGGCCCATTCTGGGACAGCCTTGAAGAAGTCCCGGCCGTCGCCTGCCCTGCTGAGCACGCCAGGAGGCCAGGCCCATGCACAGTGGCCCTGCCCTTCTGCCTCTTTGCTTGAGCTCTCCCTGCAGCTCTGGGGACCCTCTTAGTCCCGACTGCCTATCTCCCCAGCCAATCTGTCCTGGGGCCTAAGTGCCTCTGCTGTGCCTGCTGCAGGTCCCCAATAAAGCCTGTGCCCTGGCCTTGGTGGTGTGCATTCTCTCGCCATCAGCCCCCATCCCCTTCACAAGCCCTCACAGCCTCGAGCACCTGCTCCCTGGCCATTTCCCAcactcccccagcccctgccagctTCCAAAGAGGAGGCCTGGAATAATCAGGGGCTTCACTGAATCTCCTGAGGCTGGCCAGGAGCCTCCAGCCCTGACTGTTTCTCTGGTAGCCCCAGAGCTGCCTCCATGTGGGGTGTGCAGAGAGCTGTGCTGAGGGAGGTGCCATCTGGGCACTGCCAAGGGTTTGGGGTAGGAAGGCACCAAACCAGGTGCAATCTCGAGTCTCCCTGCCTTGCAGGGCCACTGGGCAGGGTGTGGACGGAAGGGCAGAGTTGTGAGGGGCGGGGTGAGGTCAGGCCCATGCCTGGGTTTAGTCTGGCCTCTGTCACGGATGAGCTGTGTGTTCTCAGGCAGCTCCCAACCCCCTCCCAGCCTCAGACCTTCCAGAGTGAACAGCTTGGTTCTGTGAAGGCCCTTCCAGCCCCACCCTCCGGGAATTGTCAAACTGCCGGGCTAGACTGACATGGGCAAGATGTAACCCCAAGGCCACATGACTTTAGTGCCCCACTTGATCCTTCTTCACAGCTCTGTTCCCTCATCACCACTCTCAAACTCACTCATTTTTGGACAGAgacaactgaggcccagaggaggaGGCCTGTCCAGGTCACAGAGGGCATGGAGGGGCTGGAAGCAGGTGTGGGCGGGCCAGGCTCTGGGCCTGTGGACCTTTGGCCCCATGACACTGGCCCCCGGGATGAACTGGGGAGATGGGCCCCACCCACCTGAGAACCCAGGCTCAGACTGGGCTGCCTTCTTTTCTGGAGACCAAGTCAAGCCCTGCCTTGGGGGCCTCACCGGTGGTTTTGTTTCGGAATGAGCCCTGCTTCAAAATCCAACCCCACCACTCTCCTGGGTCTCACAGCCCCTTTCATGCCCACCTCGGAGTAGCTGCTGCCCCCTGGTTTCCCTTTCACACACCCCTCACAGCATGCGCAGAACCCTTCCCCAGCCCCGCACCCAAACCCCCGCCCGTCTCTCAGGGGTCTCTGCTTCCCTGACATCCCCTCCCCAAACTTGCCTTCCAGCCACTCCTGGAGGTGCCCGAGACGGAGGATTCCAGCCTCAGGACAGCAGTAGAGGCCTGGCTCTATCCCCAGAGTGCAGGAATGGCGAATAACCCATTTTCCCTGGAAACCACGAGAAACCACAGGGAAAGAGACCTGCCTTTCCCTGAACTCTGTGCCCAGAGAGGCAGCGAGTGCGGTGAGCGACCTAGCCCGCCCCACCCTGCCAACTGGATGGCCCTGGGCAACCTCTGAGCTTGTT
The sequence above is a segment of the Theropithecus gelada isolate Dixy chromosome 14, Tgel_1.0, whole genome shotgun sequence genome. Coding sequences within it:
- the OMP gene encoding olfactory marker protein, with protein sequence MAEDRPQQPQLDMPLVLDHDLTRQMRLRVESLKQRGEKRQDGEKLLRPVESVYRLDFTQQQRLQFERWHVVLDKPGKVTITGTSQNWTPDLTNLMTRQLLDPTAIFWRKEDSDAMDWNEADALEFGERLSDLAKIRKVMYFLITFGEGMEPTNLKASVVFNQL